The genomic segment AAGCGGATTGTCAATCAGATCATATTGTTCGTCATAAACCACAATCGACCAAAAAGTCTTTGCCTTCGGAATCTGGCCCGGTTCGAAGCGGACGGTGTATCGGCCTGTGCTGCCATCGAGCAGTTGACCTTCACCGTCGTGATGTGCGCGCAACTTCACCACTTCCTCGATATGATGTTCTTGCATTCCGGACAGGCTCTGCGTTGCGGCGCGCGTGAGCAAATCATGCGTTTCAGCCGTACGCCCCCATGCCTTATTTCCGTATGCCCAGTGATTGACAAACTTTGTGCTTCCGCCCGCGACAGAGACTTGCTTCAGAAACGCCAAGCCATCAACCATTGCGCGCTGCAGCCCTTTAAGGGTGGCCGGATGAAGTGCCGAAAAGTCTGTCGATTGCCCCGGTCCAATTCCTACACTGGCCATCATTGCCACAAATGCTGCATCTTTGGCAGGAGGGGGGCTTTCCGTCATGGCGCGGTTTAGGTTGGCAAAAAAGGGCAGCGCGCTGCTTGGTGGCGCTGGATCAATTACGTCACGGTCCGTTTCAGGCGCTGTGTCGCCGCGCAACCATTTGGAAAGCGGCGCGATCGCAACGCCGTCTTGCACCTTGTGCGAGGCCATTAGCGCTTTGCGGTCGACGATTGCCGTGCGCAGTAACAATAATCCTGCAGCATTGGGCGCGCGGATAACGGAATCGATACCGGCGGGTATCTCACCCTGCCAGTCATCGCGGACAAGCAGATGTTTGCCTGCTCTTCCGCCCGTAGCCCGTGTCCCGAGATAGGCGAAAATGTCCGAATACATTTCCATGAACTGGACACTGTAATACAGATCCGGCGAAGCAGGGACCGTGAGCACCACCGGTTCCTTGCGGACATCAAACCAAGCCGCCGAATAAAGAAGATCCGGCGTAACCGAACTGTGAACCTTATCGGTCGCATCAGACGCACGTCGCGAATGGAACCAGGTGTTAAGTGGCATGTCGGCTTGCCCGTTAGGCTTCTCGATCATACCGTAACGCACATTGATATTCTTCACGGCGGGGAACCCGTAAATCACCGCCTGCATGCCCACAGTGTAGGCGTAGGTTTCCCGCCAATCTTCCGTCAGCTTGGCTTCGGATGCATTGTCCACGGGCCTTTGCGCGACTGCAGGGCCCGTCTGCATGCAGGTCAAACCCACGAAAGCAAGCAAGGTCAAACGGAAATGCTTCATGCAGAATCTCTCCCAAATTCCGGCTGTGCTTATCGCTGAACCGCTCGAACTTGATTCTTCTTAAAGCAAATGCGAGAAACCAGATGTCATCTAGATGACAATTGGAGAAGGGGTTTTTGTGAGGGTTCCGAATTGGATCGACCAATTGCCGCTCGATGCACGAACGGCGCTGCAAATGGCCATGCAATCTCGCGCATTTCCCCGCGGCGCATTAATCTACAATCGTACCGAAAAACCCGGCGGGCTCTATTTGATCCGTTCCGGGTCGGCTTTGTTCCAGATTGATGGTGCAAACGGCAAGCGACTGCTCCTTAAAATCGTGCGCGAAAATGAGTTATTCGGGGAGATCGTCGCTTATGATGGCAAACCGGCTCCTATTGCGGTCGAGGCGCGCAGTTTGCTTTCAACCGACTTCATTCCTGCAGCACGCTTGGAACAATTACGCGGTGTGTATCCCGAAATTGACAAAGCACTCGCGACCGTGGCGACACAAAATCTTCGAGCAGCGCTTGCAGCAATCGAAGAGCTATGTCTCATGGACTTGCATCAACGGGCGGTCGTCTGTCTCAAAAGATTGTGCGTGGATGCAAACGATCCGAGCGAAAACAATATGCGTCTTGACATTACGCAGACCGAATTCGCTTCCATGCTCGGAGCATCACGGCAGGCGACCAACAAGATACTCGGTCAGCTTGAAAGAAACAAATTGCTAAAGCGGAATTTCAGATTTCTCGAATGCACACCGATTTTCAAACGGGAACTAAATCCTGTCACAGTCGAGTAAAACGAGATGCCCGCCGCATCAACGAGTGCAACCTTATTATGAGGGCTGGTGCAAAGCAAACGAGTTAGTTTGGTGACTATGCGAGAACGAGCACATTGTCCTTTCGTGTAAGCGCACGTTCGGTTCTTGATGCCAACATCGCCCGCCCCCCGGTGCGGTCCAGAAGTTGGTCAAGCCGATTAGCATCAGCGCCCGAGAGTCCATCGGCGAGTGTCTGGGCGCGGCTGAAGTGCCATAGCGAGTGGGGATTGCTTGCACGCTCCATTACAACATCACGCCATGGGTAGCGTATCCATCCCACAGTGGGATGGACACTTCGGCTGTCATTATACGAAACCAGCGTACCGGGCGCGGGGTTGGAGTGGTCATTCACCCATGCGTTGAAGCAGGCCGTATCTGCCGTAAAACCCGGCGTCCAATGAGCAAATATGATGGCGAGGATGGCTTCAAGCGTTGGGGGGATATGGTCGTCGGTTGGAAAGCTGTCGGAATATCCGGCATATTCCCCGTCAATAATCTCGGGACTGTTCATCCGCTCGGTCCATCGAAAGACAGAGGGTGCCGTCGTCTTCATCAGATACGCCGGCACAGGGTCACGTCCCAAATGTGCGTAAAGCGGCGCCATCATGCCAAAGTCGGCAAGGCTGGGTCGCCCGCCCAGCAAATAGGGGTGGAGCCGAAAATGCTGCTCCAAAGCATCAAGCAGTTCTACGTAGCTTGCTTCCATCGCAGGAATAACAGCGGGGGTTACGCCAAGGCCGGGAAGAAATCCCGAAAAGCGCGTCATAAGCTTACCGGCTGTTTCCAGCCGTTGTTCATGCTCCATCGGCGGTACTGCCCGCGCGAATTCAGTGCGCAAGAATAACTCCTGCTTTTCGCGATAGGACCATCGGTAATGCATCGCCAATGGCATCATATAATTCGACCCGAATGCATCGACGAGATGCGCTACGAACTTCTGGACGGGACCGGGTGGCGTGAAGTGGGGCCCTGTTTCGCGGGATTCTACCAGATCGATGATGGCCGTGGTATCTTGAACAAGCTCTCCCTCCGGCGTTTCCATCACGGGAATTACCCTGTGACCAACCCTTTCCGTAACATCCGATAGGAAGCGGGCGTCGGACGCCATGATTTCCCTGAAGGACACGCGCTTTTTGATCAGATAAGATCGCACCTTACCTGTGTAGAGCGAATGCGGGGTTCCCC from the Sphingorhabdus lacus genome contains:
- a CDS encoding DUF1254 domain-containing protein, yielding MKHFRLTLLAFVGLTCMQTGPAVAQRPVDNASEAKLTEDWRETYAYTVGMQAVIYGFPAVKNINVRYGMIEKPNGQADMPLNTWFHSRRASDATDKVHSSVTPDLLYSAAWFDVRKEPVVLTVPASPDLYYSVQFMEMYSDIFAYLGTRATGGRAGKHLLVRDDWQGEIPAGIDSVIRAPNAAGLLLLRTAIVDRKALMASHKVQDGVAIAPLSKWLRGDTAPETDRDVIDPAPPSSALPFFANLNRAMTESPPPAKDAAFVAMMASVGIGPGQSTDFSALHPATLKGLQRAMVDGLAFLKQVSVAGGSTKFVNHWAYGNKAWGRTAETHDLLTRAATQSLSGMQEHHIEEVVKLRAHHDGEGQLLDGSTGRYTVRFEPGQIPKAKTFWSIVVYDEQYDLIDNPLGRYSRGSVDRDMKYDADGGLTLLVQADTPPKKMIGNWLPIPKSKFNLFLRSYLPGQDLIDQSYVPPPVRKMP
- a CDS encoding Crp/Fnr family transcriptional regulator → MQSRAFPRGALIYNRTEKPGGLYLIRSGSALFQIDGANGKRLLLKIVRENELFGEIVAYDGKPAPIAVEARSLLSTDFIPAARLEQLRGVYPEIDKALATVATQNLRAALAAIEELCLMDLHQRAVVCLKRLCVDANDPSENNMRLDITQTEFASMLGASRQATNKILGQLERNKLLKRNFRFLECTPIFKRELNPVTVE
- a CDS encoding glutathione S-transferase family protein, with translation MTGTYIIWGTPHSLYTGKVRSYLIKKRVSFREIMASDARFLSDVTERVGHRVIPVMETPEGELVQDTTAIIDLVESRETGPHFTPPGPVQKFVAHLVDAFGSNYMMPLAMHYRWSYREKQELFLRTEFARAVPPMEHEQRLETAGKLMTRFSGFLPGLGVTPAVIPAMEASYVELLDALEQHFRLHPYLLGGRPSLADFGMMAPLYAHLGRDPVPAYLMKTTAPSVFRWTERMNSPEIIDGEYAGYSDSFPTDDHIPPTLEAILAIIFAHWTPGFTADTACFNAWVNDHSNPAPGTLVSYNDSRSVHPTVGWIRYPWRDVVMERASNPHSLWHFSRAQTLADGLSGADANRLDQLLDRTGGRAMLASRTERALTRKDNVLVLA